A single window of Cytobacillus dafuensis DNA harbors:
- a CDS encoding SWIM zinc finger family protein produces MSTIPERFLEPLEFAAKELMGLLRADVEEDERLVQKGLLLFRQRLVYQVRFDGDKITAAVQDVTPVKVQLNLDFIHLSECSCPADGFCRHQLAVFFQLLSHAKSVTAWVEEWRQPLKEKKVAKQLGIQRAKDLLKTAGRQKPDYDRWIAAFNESFDTIMTGNGAPKPYVIPELYHVYTRRWKANTPFEQEWKLLYQLVASFFSFKKLMELSIELGHSGDIINRYYIHLFQDLMQDTVEVMNKLSVHSLPFAFDEFIEKLKEDSSDLLTVDFALEYERTQLYRLLWTKFFKKKAWCTEEIKKLRAIDNKNCPILVGILHLHILLGEDETALEYLSLPDKWMTPYFLYWIELFTIQREWKRMGPYVEEFIKKLREYLSVSDDYYAKRNYTNLVIRSIKPYFSETGRQELFEKALSETLPYSYGEYEYILFENEAYDKWADLQAFMNQDIDMLSNERIKAIEKREPTLLLPLYHHSIHSHIAHKGRDHYREAVRKLKKLRTLYKKLKRQEDWEFFLEALMEKTKRLRAFQEECKRGKLIDA; encoded by the coding sequence ATGTCTACGATCCCGGAGCGGTTTCTTGAGCCATTGGAGTTCGCGGCGAAGGAGTTGATGGGGTTATTACGTGCGGATGTGGAGGAGGATGAGCGGCTTGTACAGAAGGGCCTGCTGCTTTTTCGGCAGAGGCTTGTTTATCAAGTGCGGTTTGATGGGGACAAGATTACGGCCGCTGTTCAGGATGTAACACCTGTAAAGGTTCAGCTAAATCTTGATTTCATCCATTTAAGCGAATGCTCGTGTCCAGCAGATGGATTTTGTCGCCATCAGCTTGCCGTGTTTTTCCAGCTCCTTTCACATGCTAAAAGTGTGACGGCGTGGGTAGAAGAATGGAGACAGCCATTGAAGGAGAAGAAGGTTGCCAAACAATTAGGAATACAAAGAGCCAAAGATTTATTAAAGACAGCAGGCCGGCAAAAGCCAGATTATGATCGATGGATTGCAGCTTTTAATGAAAGCTTTGACACCATAATGACTGGGAACGGAGCGCCAAAGCCTTACGTCATCCCTGAGCTCTATCATGTATACACAAGGCGCTGGAAAGCGAATACTCCCTTCGAGCAGGAATGGAAGCTCCTTTATCAGCTAGTAGCCTCCTTTTTTTCGTTTAAAAAATTGATGGAATTAAGTATAGAGCTTGGGCATTCAGGAGATATCATTAATCGATACTACATTCACCTCTTTCAGGATTTGATGCAAGATACCGTTGAAGTGATGAATAAGCTATCGGTCCACTCTCTCCCCTTTGCCTTTGATGAATTTATTGAGAAATTGAAAGAGGATTCGTCCGACTTACTGACAGTTGACTTTGCACTTGAATACGAACGAACTCAATTATATCGGTTATTATGGACAAAATTTTTCAAAAAAAAGGCTTGGTGTACGGAAGAGATTAAAAAGCTTCGTGCGATAGATAATAAAAATTGTCCCATCTTGGTGGGCATTCTACATCTGCATATCCTTCTAGGTGAAGATGAAACTGCTCTTGAATATTTGTCTCTCCCTGATAAGTGGATGACACCTTATTTCCTTTATTGGATTGAACTATTTACTATTCAAAGGGAATGGAAGAGAATGGGCCCATACGTGGAGGAATTTATAAAAAAACTACGTGAATATCTCAGCGTTTCGGATGATTATTACGCAAAGAGAAACTACACAAATTTAGTCATTCGATCCATCAAGCCCTATTTTTCAGAAACGGGCAGGCAGGAATTATTTGAGAAAGCACTCAGTGAGACGCTTCCATATAGCTATGGTGAATATGAATATATTCTTTTCGAAAACGAAGCCTATGATAAGTGGGCAGACTTGCAGGCCTTTATGAATCAAGATATTGATATGCTGTCGAATGAACGCATTAAAGCAATCGAAAAAAGAGAGCCTACGCTGCTGCTGCCGCTCTACCATCATTCCATTCACAGCCATATTGCTCATAAAGGCAGGGACCATTACCGAGAGGCAGTTCGGAAACTGAAAAAGCTCCGCACTTTATATAAAAAGCTGAAACGACAAGAGGACTGGGAGTTTTTCTTAGAAGCCTTGATGGAAAAAACAAAGCGGCTTCGCGCCTTTCAGGAAGAATGTAAAAGGGGAAAGCTGATCGATGCTTGA
- a CDS encoding DEAD/DEAH box helicase, with amino-acid sequence MLDTRYIKINIRHLHSDLYCISALDEDGDYLDTDFWSKLLFHHHEESFYGTLFHADKSVDKTEIPLNGWQLVTLLAKERFNQLIDWDWDELAQVCLASSLPIYEAITEKEWIPDFSAWEKGQFRWALPDSVLYEFNSSFWEQMIGDTSVKDFIHEWFHHALDGFFLRNSKLKKDLSSKLNTLRNEQLSPRDLAAYFDEESFQEWIGLKESEVPFTIGLKLEEPADLDGLWDLGIFLRGKNQPDLLIDVNDFANYPRGWKKYDEAILKEQQRWLKVFPWLAGDKGMATRLTEDEAWTFLTEASETLLSLGVEILLPSWWQAMKNASLKVKARVKGQSASHRPSFVGLQAMLDYDWRISMNGVDLSEDEFRSMVEEKRRLVYIRGRWIKLDPAFVRQIQDLMKKAEKEGLHVRDLIEQELLSEESSSEDELENPKAFARIQIELNRQWKQMVKQLRDIKDIPLVEVPDTFQGELRPYQQLGMSWMLFLRQYGFGACLADDMGLGKTIQLLSYLLKVRELEKDGGPALIICPTSVLGNWQKEIERFAPDLNVYLHYGGNRSKGDEFSQKATASDIVLTSFGLTHLDAEHFEGIEWSSISIDEAQNIKNAQTKQSKAVRKLKGKHHIALTGTPMENRLSELWSIFDFTNHGYLGSMGQFQKRFVLPIEKDDDKEKVQQLQAFIRPFLLRRTKKDEEVALNLPDKLEQKEYCPLTAEQASLYEQLVKDTFEQIEKLSAFERKGLILQMLSRLKQLCNHPALYLKEEKPTHTIERSAKLEKLNELVDSVLDQGESCLIFTQYIEMGNIIRQTIKKKFGLDVPFLNGSVPKNERDQMITRFQNQEFPIFLLSLKAGGTGLNLTAANHVIHYDRWWNPAVENQATDRAYRIGQNRFVHVHKFISTGTLEEKIDAMLEKKQSLNDQIIQSESWITELSTNELRDLVNLS; translated from the coding sequence ATGCTTGATACTAGATATATAAAAATTAACATACGACATCTACATTCTGATCTTTATTGTATCTCTGCCCTTGATGAGGATGGGGATTATTTAGATACGGATTTCTGGAGCAAGCTTCTTTTCCATCACCATGAGGAAAGCTTCTACGGAACTCTTTTTCATGCAGATAAGTCTGTGGATAAAACGGAGATCCCTCTTAACGGCTGGCAGCTTGTCACCTTGCTTGCGAAAGAACGATTCAACCAGCTTATCGATTGGGATTGGGATGAATTAGCGCAGGTGTGTTTAGCGTCCTCCCTTCCCATTTACGAGGCGATCACGGAAAAGGAATGGATTCCTGACTTTTCAGCATGGGAAAAAGGGCAATTTCGCTGGGCATTGCCTGACAGCGTCCTTTATGAATTCAATTCTTCCTTTTGGGAGCAAATGATTGGGGACACGTCTGTAAAAGACTTTATCCACGAGTGGTTTCATCATGCACTCGACGGCTTTTTCCTCCGAAACAGCAAGTTGAAAAAGGATTTAAGCAGTAAATTGAACACTTTACGGAATGAACAGCTCTCACCACGTGATCTTGCAGCATACTTCGATGAGGAAAGCTTTCAGGAATGGATCGGACTTAAGGAAAGTGAAGTTCCTTTTACGATCGGCCTTAAATTGGAAGAGCCTGCTGATTTAGACGGATTATGGGATCTGGGAATCTTCCTTCGTGGGAAAAATCAGCCTGATTTGCTCATTGATGTGAATGATTTTGCTAATTACCCTCGCGGTTGGAAGAAATATGATGAAGCGATTTTAAAGGAACAGCAGAGATGGCTTAAGGTTTTTCCTTGGCTTGCTGGAGATAAAGGAATGGCCACTCGTCTGACAGAGGATGAGGCATGGACCTTTTTGACAGAAGCGAGTGAAACCCTTCTCTCTCTCGGAGTGGAAATATTGCTGCCTTCCTGGTGGCAGGCGATGAAAAACGCCAGCTTGAAGGTAAAGGCACGTGTAAAAGGGCAATCTGCAAGCCATCGACCGTCATTCGTCGGGCTGCAGGCGATGCTTGATTATGACTGGCGGATATCCATGAACGGCGTGGATTTATCAGAGGATGAGTTCCGCAGCATGGTCGAAGAAAAAAGACGGCTTGTTTATATCCGCGGCAGATGGATTAAGCTGGATCCTGCCTTCGTCCGCCAAATTCAAGATTTAATGAAAAAGGCCGAAAAAGAAGGACTTCATGTCCGTGATTTAATTGAACAAGAGCTTCTTTCAGAGGAATCCTCCTCGGAAGATGAACTAGAGAATCCGAAGGCGTTTGCCCGCATTCAAATTGAATTGAACCGCCAATGGAAGCAAATGGTGAAGCAACTTCGAGATATTAAGGATATCCCTCTTGTAGAGGTTCCTGACACGTTTCAAGGTGAGCTTCGTCCGTATCAACAACTTGGTATGAGCTGGATGTTATTCTTACGTCAGTACGGATTCGGGGCTTGCCTGGCAGATGATATGGGACTTGGGAAAACGATTCAGCTCCTAAGCTATCTATTAAAAGTGAGAGAGCTAGAGAAAGACGGTGGCCCCGCTCTTATTATTTGTCCAACCTCTGTTCTAGGCAATTGGCAAAAGGAAATTGAGCGGTTTGCTCCCGATCTTAATGTGTATCTCCATTACGGAGGAAATCGGTCTAAGGGTGATGAATTTTCACAAAAGGCAACAGCCAGTGATATTGTCCTCACTTCATTCGGACTTACCCACTTGGATGCGGAGCATTTCGAGGGCATCGAATGGAGCTCCATCAGCATCGATGAAGCACAAAATATTAAAAATGCACAAACGAAGCAGTCAAAGGCTGTCCGGAAATTGAAGGGAAAGCACCATATCGCCCTAACCGGAACACCAATGGAAAACCGCTTATCGGAGCTTTGGTCGATTTTTGATTTTACAAACCATGGCTATCTCGGCAGTATGGGCCAATTTCAAAAGCGGTTTGTCCTGCCGATTGAAAAGGATGATGATAAGGAAAAGGTTCAGCAGCTCCAAGCCTTTATTCGCCCTTTCCTTCTGCGCCGCACGAAAAAGGACGAAGAAGTCGCGCTCAATCTCCCAGATAAGCTCGAGCAGAAGGAATACTGCCCATTAACAGCAGAACAAGCTTCCCTTTATGAGCAGCTTGTGAAGGATACATTTGAGCAAATTGAAAAGCTGTCCGCCTTTGAGCGCAAAGGCTTAATTCTGCAAATGCTGAGCCGTTTGAAGCAGCTTTGCAACCACCCTGCTCTCTATTTAAAGGAAGAGAAGCCAACGCACACGATCGAGAGGTCCGCCAAGCTTGAGAAGCTAAACGAGCTTGTGGATTCTGTCCTTGATCAAGGGGAAAGCTGTTTGATTTTCACCCAATATATTGAGATGGGGAATATCATCCGACAGACGATTAAAAAGAAATTTGGACTGGATGTTCCATTTTTAAACGGAAGTGTACCAAAAAATGAACGGGATCAAATGATCACCCGGTTCCAAAATCAAGAATTTCCTATTTTCCTTTTATCCTTAAAAGCCGGGGGTACGGGATTGAATTTAACAGCAGCTAATCATGTTATCCATTATGATCGCTGGTGGAATCCGGCTGTTGAAAACCAGGCCACCGACCGGGCATACCGTATCGGACAAAATCGCTTTGTCCATGTTCATAAATTCATCAGCACTGGCACACTGGAGGAAAAAATTGATGCCATGCTTGAGAAGAAGCAATCGCTTAATGATCAGATCATCCAAAGTGAAAGCTGGATTACTGAATTGTCAACGAATGAGCTGCGGGATCTTGTGAATTTGTCCTGA
- the ssb gene encoding single-stranded DNA-binding protein: protein MINQVTLVGRLTKDPELKRTPEGTPVTNVTLAVNRHFRNQQGEIGADFVQCTLWKKTAENTSRYCRKGSLIGITGRIQTRHYDNPEGTRVYVTEVLADSVRFLDQKKQEETWIAAGREA, encoded by the coding sequence ATGATTAATCAAGTAACATTAGTTGGTAGACTGACAAAAGACCCTGAACTAAAAAGAACACCTGAAGGTACTCCCGTAACCAATGTAACCCTAGCTGTGAATCGTCACTTCCGCAATCAGCAAGGGGAAATTGGAGCAGACTTTGTCCAATGCACACTTTGGAAAAAAACCGCGGAAAATACTTCTCGCTATTGCCGAAAGGGCTCATTAATTGGTATCACCGGTCGAATTCAAACGAGACATTATGATAATCCAGAAGGCACAAGAGTCTATGTGACCGAAGTACTGGCAGATTCAGTAAGATTTCTTGATCAAAAAAAGCAAGAAGAAACTTGGATTGCAGCAGGGAGGGAGGCATGA
- a CDS encoding YwpF-like family protein, with product MKTFKLVSLQVVEDDSLVDIELEDGLIINQEDDISKWLLEAYINNSYLNYFQQLSNKGDDITVQVVITKKENSPAAFLTKIVTIKQLTDHISILFEGKLMKTNYDYAEIVLKRLISQGLSGEELLKEFKTLVRSKPQMTAAKNE from the coding sequence ATGAAGACTTTTAAATTGGTCTCGTTACAGGTTGTTGAAGATGATTCATTGGTGGATATCGAGCTTGAAGACGGGTTGATTATCAATCAAGAGGACGATATAAGCAAATGGCTGCTTGAGGCTTACATTAATAACTCCTATCTTAACTACTTCCAACAACTTAGTAATAAAGGTGATGATATTACTGTTCAAGTTGTTATTACAAAAAAGGAAAACAGCCCCGCTGCATTTCTAACAAAGATAGTTACAATAAAACAGCTAACAGATCATATCAGTATTCTTTTTGAAGGAAAGCTTATGAAAACGAATTATGATTATGCAGAAATTGTTTTAAAGAGGCTCATTAGCCAAGGACTTTCAGGAGAAGAGCTCTTAAAAGAATTTAAAACTCTTGTTCGAAGCAAGCCTCAGATGACAGCCGCAAAAAACGAATAA
- the fabZ gene encoding 3-hydroxyacyl-ACP dehydratase FabZ, with product MLDIQQIKEIIPHRYPFLLIDRILEVEEGHKAIGIKNVTANEEFFNGHFPDYPVMPGVLIVEALAQVGAVAMLKKEENRGRLAFFTGIDKCRFKRQVKPGDQLRLEVEMIRIKGPIGKGKGIATVDGELVCETEIMFALQ from the coding sequence ATGTTGGATATTCAGCAAATTAAAGAAATCATTCCCCACCGTTATCCATTTTTACTTATTGATAGAATTCTTGAAGTTGAGGAAGGGCACAAAGCAATTGGCATCAAAAATGTAACCGCGAATGAGGAATTTTTTAACGGTCATTTTCCAGATTATCCTGTAATGCCAGGGGTGCTTATCGTCGAAGCATTAGCGCAAGTTGGTGCAGTCGCCATGTTAAAAAAGGAAGAAAACCGAGGCCGCCTAGCCTTTTTTACTGGAATTGATAAATGCCGATTTAAAAGGCAGGTAAAGCCTGGAGATCAGCTCCGTCTTGAAGTTGAGATGATTCGAATTAAAGGACCAATTGGTAAAGGTAAAGGCATTGCAACTGTTGATGGTGAGCTTGTGTGTGAAACGGAAATTATGTTTGCATTACAGTAA
- a CDS encoding DNA-directed RNA polymerase subunit beta, with the protein MALNNNNQEAAKSREQFKKEQTVKEGTKRNRRIRVRLIPIWLRIIIVAVLISLSAIAGAAFGYGVVGDGDAKDIFKKSTWTHIKDLVENE; encoded by the coding sequence ATGGCTTTGAACAATAATAATCAAGAAGCAGCAAAATCGCGTGAGCAATTTAAAAAAGAACAAACCGTTAAAGAAGGGACAAAACGCAATCGCCGTATTCGCGTGCGTTTGATTCCTATTTGGCTGCGGATTATCATTGTTGCTGTATTAATTTCCCTAAGTGCAATTGCGGGAGCCGCTTTCGGATATGGAGTCGTAGGCGACGGGGATGCTAAGGATATTTTTAAAAAATCAACATGGACGCATATCAAGGACCTTGTTGAAAATGAATAA
- a CDS encoding flagellar hook-basal body protein, protein MNRTMITAQNTLTQLQKQMDIVSNNMANIDTTGYKRREANFTDLLVQQFNNQTRPNAEGNRLTPNGVRVGVGAKLGQSQLVMTQGSLKTTDRPLDLAFTTTGQYFRVLEQGENGSAVRYTRDGAFYLTPLSQNETMLVTGDGYPVLDENNNPITITGDVKEFKVTEQGRLIATMNNGSTSEFNLGISLIKKPQFLEQKGGNLLGLPENFEELNTPVEDILTEMSGPLRNQIAIQQGALEQSNVDMAKEMTELINLQRSYQFQSRSISIADQMMGLVNGIR, encoded by the coding sequence ATGAACAGAACAATGATCACTGCACAAAATACATTAACCCAGCTGCAAAAGCAAATGGACATTGTCAGTAATAATATGGCTAATATTGATACGACTGGCTATAAGCGCAGAGAAGCGAATTTCACCGATTTGCTTGTTCAGCAGTTCAATAATCAGACAAGGCCTAATGCTGAAGGAAATCGGTTAACACCTAATGGGGTTCGTGTAGGAGTTGGGGCTAAGCTTGGTCAATCTCAGCTCGTGATGACGCAAGGAAGCTTAAAAACGACTGACAGGCCTCTTGATCTAGCTTTCACGACTACAGGTCAATATTTTCGTGTTTTAGAGCAAGGAGAGAATGGTTCTGCTGTGCGCTATACAAGAGATGGCGCCTTTTATTTAACACCGTTATCACAAAATGAAACAATGCTTGTAACAGGTGATGGCTATCCTGTTTTAGATGAGAATAATAATCCAATTACCATTACTGGAGATGTGAAGGAATTTAAGGTGACAGAGCAAGGAAGATTGATTGCGACGATGAATAACGGAAGTACAAGCGAATTCAATCTTGGAATATCCCTTATAAAAAAACCTCAATTTCTTGAGCAAAAAGGAGGCAATCTCCTTGGTCTTCCAGAAAATTTCGAGGAATTAAATACGCCTGTAGAGGATATTTTAACCGAAATGAGTGGGCCTTTACGTAATCAAATTGCTATTCAACAGGGTGCTCTTGAACAGTCTAATGTTGATATGGCAAAGGAAATGACCGAATTAATTAACCTCCAACGATCCTATCAATTTCAGTCTAGATCCATTTCAATAGCCGATCAAATGATGGGACTTGTCAACGGAATTCGTTAA
- a CDS encoding flagellar hook-basal body protein: MFRGFYTAASGMIAQQRRTEMLTNNMANANTPGYKADQSSLRAFPEMLLTRFDEQSSSTPKGVNLPFNKKIGSLNTGVYMQETIPAFMQGDLKETGNQTDIALLDVSLPENSGVFFTVAGPNGEQQYTRNGNFTIDGQGFLTTASGLYVLNDAGNRIQLTSDHFTVNENGVLTGDAGETARLGIAFSDDPNRLMKQGDGLYRTEDGNALGSAYDEAGDGFKLQQGFIERSNVDVGRTMTDMMTAYRAFEANQKVLQAYDRSMERAANEIGRIG, translated from the coding sequence ATGTTCAGAGGTTTTTATACAGCTGCTTCCGGTATGATCGCTCAGCAAAGAAGAACTGAAATGTTAACAAATAATATGGCAAATGCCAATACACCTGGCTATAAGGCTGATCAATCCTCTTTGCGTGCATTTCCTGAAATGCTACTTACGCGATTCGATGAGCAATCGAGCTCCACACCAAAGGGAGTTAATCTTCCCTTTAATAAAAAAATTGGTTCCCTAAACACAGGTGTATATATGCAAGAAACGATTCCTGCTTTTATGCAAGGGGATTTAAAGGAAACGGGAAACCAGACAGACATTGCCTTATTGGATGTTTCTTTGCCTGAGAATAGCGGTGTATTTTTTACAGTTGCTGGCCCAAACGGGGAGCAGCAGTATACACGAAACGGGAACTTTACAATTGATGGACAAGGATTCTTAACAACGGCAAGCGGATTATACGTTTTAAATGATGCAGGGAACCGGATCCAGCTAACAAGCGACCATTTTACCGTGAATGAAAATGGTGTTTTAACTGGAGATGCGGGAGAAACAGCAAGACTAGGAATTGCCTTTTCAGATGATCCGAACCGACTAATGAAACAAGGAGACGGTCTGTATCGTACAGAGGATGGCAATGCTCTTGGCAGCGCATACGATGAAGCTGGTGACGGCTTTAAGCTTCAGCAAGGCTTTATCGAGCGGTCTAATGTAGATGTTGGAAGAACGATGACCGATATGATGACAGCTTACCGCGCGTTTGAAGCGAATCAGAAAGTCCTTCAAGCATACGACCGCAGCATGGAAAGAGCTGCAAACGAAATTGGACGAATCGGTTAA
- the mreB gene encoding rod shape-determining protein, with the protein MFARDIGIDLGTANVLIHVKGRGIVLNEPSVVAIDKNTNKVLAVGEEARRMVGRTPGNIAAIRPLKDGVIADFDVTEAMLKHFINKLNVKGFLSKPRILICCPTNITSVEQKAIREAAEKSGGKKIYLEEEPKVAAIGAGMDIFQPSGNMVVDIGGGTTDVAVLSMGDIVTSSSIKMAGDAFDNEILQYIKREYKLLIGERTAENIKTGIGTVFPGSRTEEMEIRGRDMVTGLPRTITVRSEEIEHALRESVSVIVQAAKSVLERTPPELSADIIDRGVILTGGGALLHGIDTLLAEELKVPVLIAENPMDCVAIGTGIMLDNIDKLPRRKLG; encoded by the coding sequence ATGTTTGCAAGGGATATTGGAATTGATTTAGGTACGGCAAATGTGCTGATTCACGTTAAAGGCCGTGGAATTGTATTGAATGAACCATCAGTTGTTGCAATTGATAAAAACACGAATAAGGTACTTGCTGTAGGTGAGGAAGCACGTCGTATGGTCGGGCGTACACCTGGAAATATTGCAGCTATTCGCCCTCTTAAAGATGGAGTTATTGCAGACTTTGATGTCACAGAAGCAATGTTAAAGCATTTTATTAACAAATTGAATGTGAAAGGCTTTTTATCAAAGCCTCGCATTTTAATCTGCTGTCCGACAAACATCACAAGTGTCGAGCAAAAAGCAATTAGAGAAGCGGCCGAAAAAAGTGGTGGAAAGAAAATTTATTTAGAAGAAGAGCCGAAAGTGGCAGCTATCGGTGCTGGTATGGATATTTTCCAACCGAGCGGAAATATGGTTGTTGATATTGGTGGAGGAACGACGGATGTAGCCGTCCTTTCCATGGGTGATATCGTTACTTCCTCTTCTATTAAAATGGCTGGGGACGCATTTGACAATGAAATTCTCCAGTATATCAAACGCGAGTACAAGCTTCTAATCGGGGAAAGAACAGCTGAAAATATTAAAACAGGCATCGGTACTGTTTTCCCAGGTTCTAGAACGGAAGAAATGGAAATTCGCGGCCGAGATATGGTTACTGGTCTTCCTAGAACGATTACTGTTCGTTCAGAGGAAATTGAGCATGCACTTAGAGAATCAGTCTCAGTTATCGTTCAAGCAGCGAAAAGTGTATTAGAACGAACACCACCAGAATTGTCAGCTGACATTATTGACCGCGGTGTCATCCTAACAGGTGGAGGAGCGCTTCTCCATGGCATTGACACCCTTCTAGCTGAAGAATTAAAAGTCCCAGTACTTATTGCTGAAAATCCAATGGATTGTGTTGCAATAGGCACAGGAATCATGCTCGATAATATTGATAAGCTTCCTAGAAGAAAGCTTGGTTAA
- the spoIIID gene encoding sporulation transcriptional regulator SpoIIID translates to MHDYIKERTIKIGKYIVETRKTVRVIAKEFGVSKSTVHKDLTERLPEINPELANEVKEILDYHKSIRHLRGGEATKMKYKKEEMEGEVVK, encoded by the coding sequence GTGCACGATTACATCAAAGAGAGAACTATCAAGATTGGAAAGTATATCGTGGAGACGAGAAAAACAGTTCGCGTCATTGCGAAAGAGTTTGGCGTATCCAAAAGTACAGTCCATAAAGACTTAACAGAAAGACTTCCTGAAATTAACCCTGAACTGGCGAATGAAGTGAAGGAAATTCTAGATTATCATAAATCAATCCGACATTTACGCGGGGGAGAAGCCACAAAGATGAAATATAAGAAAGAAGAAATGGAAGGAGAGGTCGTTAAGTAA
- a CDS encoding LysM peptidoglycan-binding domain-containing protein, translating into MIMQSRKERIIAERRTKARKRKVTFAGATLAAAITASSFALTTNEAKALSGTYTVKEGDSLYRISKENGISIKELKSINKLTSDKIYIGQTLEVPVKLQTPGDSLQSAAVYTVAPGDTLWSIANRFGISVEELKKQNNLTKNMVLIDQKLIILDNIFYKKAKVIGAVDKQTVEFISNNNHFVLMVPYGTAHTYQKLAGKEVIVSYKNGALIQIQ; encoded by the coding sequence ATGATCATGCAAAGTCGTAAAGAGAGAATAATAGCAGAAAGGAGAACAAAGGCTAGAAAGCGGAAGGTTACGTTTGCTGGAGCAACACTTGCCGCAGCAATTACTGCTTCATCTTTTGCATTAACAACAAATGAAGCAAAAGCACTCAGTGGCACTTATACAGTCAAAGAAGGAGATTCTCTTTACCGTATTTCAAAGGAAAATGGAATATCTATTAAAGAGCTAAAAAGTATCAATAAGCTTACTTCCGACAAAATTTATATCGGACAAACCTTAGAGGTTCCTGTAAAGCTTCAAACACCAGGAGATTCTTTACAGAGTGCTGCTGTCTATACTGTTGCCCCTGGAGACACTCTTTGGAGTATCGCAAATAGATTTGGTATTTCAGTAGAGGAGCTTAAAAAGCAAAACAATCTGACGAAAAATATGGTTCTTATCGATCAAAAACTTATCATTCTTGATAACATTTTTTATAAAAAAGCAAAGGTCATTGGTGCTGTTGATAAACAGACAGTTGAATTCATCTCTAATAATAACCATTTTGTCTTAATGGTCCCATACGGCACAGCACATACCTATCAAAAACTCGCTGGTAAGGAAGTCATTGTTTCCTATAAAAATGGAGCACTAATTCAAATTCAATAA
- a CDS encoding M23 family metallopeptidase, with protein sequence MREEEKKRSSQKSSFKRFFKKRWAFPAIYIATAAIILTAVLWYQNANNSATDPKSLDNKATDVPGKKFNDPGIEVNRAMENFTMPVKDADSAVILRKFYDKNGKAEDQEAALVFYHNQYHQNTGIDIQVGEGETFDVVASLSGTVTKVDEDVLLGNVIEIDHDNGIVTQYQSVNEIVVEVGDEVKQGQVIAKAGESMFDEESGIHVHFEIRKNSVAVNPEDYLQKPLSTLQELEQTDKTESADDKKPTEEKDAVEDKTPEDKPEDDKSSDEEKDSGEKENSDDKTKENTKESSNA encoded by the coding sequence ATGAGAGAGGAAGAAAAGAAACGATCTTCTCAAAAATCCAGCTTTAAGCGCTTTTTCAAAAAGCGTTGGGCATTCCCAGCTATCTACATTGCAACAGCAGCAATCATTCTAACCGCGGTCCTTTGGTATCAAAACGCAAATAACAGTGCAACGGATCCGAAAAGCCTAGATAATAAGGCGACAGATGTTCCAGGCAAAAAGTTCAACGATCCTGGAATTGAGGTTAACCGTGCTATGGAAAACTTCACGATGCCTGTAAAAGACGCTGATTCAGCAGTCATTCTAAGAAAATTCTATGATAAGAATGGCAAGGCTGAAGATCAGGAAGCGGCACTGGTGTTTTACCATAATCAATACCATCAAAATACAGGTATTGATATTCAAGTGGGAGAAGGCGAAACATTTGATGTTGTAGCATCACTAAGTGGGACTGTTACAAAAGTGGATGAAGATGTGCTTTTGGGAAATGTCATTGAAATTGATCATGACAATGGAATTGTAACCCAATATCAATCAGTTAATGAGATCGTTGTTGAGGTTGGCGACGAAGTGAAGCAAGGACAAGTTATTGCAAAAGCTGGAGAAAGCATGTTTGACGAAGAAAGCGGTATACATGTACATTTTGAAATTCGCAAGAACAGTGTAGCTGTAAATCCGGAAGATTACTTACAAAAACCGTTAAGCACGTTACAGGAGCTTGAGCAAACTGATAAAACGGAATCAGCTGATGATAAAAAACCAACAGAAGAAAAAGATGCGGTAGAGGACAAGACTCCAGAAGATAAACCTGAAGATGATAAATCAAGCGATGAAGAGAAGGATTCTGGAGAAAAAGAAAATTCTGATGACAAGACAAAAGAAAATACAAAAGAATCCTCAAATGCATAA